A part of Denitratisoma oestradiolicum genomic DNA contains:
- a CDS encoding TrpB-like pyridoxal phosphate-dependent enzyme, with the protein MEATRIDLEQNDIPTHWYNVVADMKNPPAPPLGPDGQPVAPERMLAIFPGAILEQEMSAERWIPIPQEVREIYRLWRPSPLVRAVRLEQALGTPAKIFYKFEGCSPAGSHKPNSAVPQAFYNKQAGIKRLTTETGAGQWGSSIAFAGQMFGLPVRVYMVNVSYQQKPFRRSMMQTWGAEVYASPSQLTQTGRDALAKDPNNPGSLGLAISEAVEEAAGRPDTNYTLGSVLNHVLLHQTIIGLEAKKQFDKIGLYPDVILGPCGGGSSFGGIAFPFLADQAAGEKRAEKLRCVAVEPTSCPTLTQGAYAYDYGDASGFTPLMKMYTLGHDFMPPGIHAGGLRYHGDSPLVSQLFHEGRVEAVAVPQLATFEAGTLFAKAEGVIPAPESCHAIRAAIDEALKCKATGEPKVILFNLTGHGHFDMAAYDRYFAGELDDYAYPREAVEASLQHLPQVG; encoded by the coding sequence ATGGAAGCTACCCGCATCGACCTGGAACAGAACGATATCCCCACCCACTGGTACAACGTGGTGGCGGACATGAAGAACCCACCGGCCCCGCCCCTGGGGCCGGACGGTCAGCCGGTGGCGCCGGAACGGATGCTGGCGATTTTCCCCGGCGCCATCCTGGAACAGGAAATGAGCGCCGAACGCTGGATTCCCATCCCCCAGGAAGTGCGCGAGATCTACCGCCTGTGGCGGCCCAGCCCCCTGGTGCGGGCAGTGCGCCTGGAACAGGCCCTGGGCACCCCGGCGAAGATTTTCTACAAGTTCGAGGGCTGTTCCCCCGCCGGTTCCCACAAGCCCAATTCCGCAGTGCCCCAGGCCTTCTACAACAAGCAGGCTGGCATCAAGCGGCTCACCACCGAGACCGGCGCCGGCCAGTGGGGGTCCTCCATCGCCTTTGCTGGCCAGATGTTCGGCCTGCCCGTGCGGGTCTACATGGTCAATGTGAGCTACCAGCAGAAGCCCTTCCGCCGTTCCATGATGCAGACCTGGGGGGCCGAGGTCTATGCCAGCCCCTCCCAATTGACCCAGACCGGCCGCGACGCTTTGGCCAAGGACCCGAACAATCCGGGTTCCCTGGGACTGGCCATCTCCGAAGCTGTGGAAGAGGCCGCCGGCCGGCCCGACACCAACTACACCCTGGGTTCGGTGCTGAACCATGTGCTGCTGCACCAGACCATCATTGGCCTGGAAGCGAAGAAGCAGTTCGACAAGATCGGCCTCTATCCGGACGTGATCCTGGGTCCCTGCGGCGGCGGCTCCAGCTTCGGCGGCATCGCCTTCCCCTTCCTGGCTGACCAGGCGGCCGGCGAGAAGCGGGCCGAGAAGTTGCGCTGCGTGGCGGTGGAGCCCACCTCCTGCCCCACCCTGACCCAGGGCGCCTATGCCTATGACTACGGCGACGCATCCGGCTTCACGCCCCTGATGAAGATGTACACCCTGGGCCACGACTTCATGCCCCCGGGCATCCATGCCGGCGGCCTGCGCTATCACGGGGATTCGCCCCTGGTCTCCCAGCTTTTCCATGAAGGCCGGGTGGAAGCCGTGGCCGTGCCCCAGCTGGCCACCTTCGAGGCTGGCACCCTGTTCGCCAAGGCCGAAGGGGTGATACCCGCCCCCGAATCCTGCCACGCCATCCGCGCCGCCATCGATGAGGCCCTGAAGTGCAAGGCCACGGGAGAGCCCAAAGTGATCCTGTTCAACCTCACCGGCCACGGCCACTTCGACATGGCCGCCTACGACCGTTATTTCGCTGGCGAGCTGGACGATTACGCCTATCCCCGGGAAGCGGTGGAAGCCTCCCTCCAGCACCTGCCCCAGGTGGGTTGA
- a CDS encoding type III pantothenate kinase — translation MILCLDCGNTRIKWGLREGDTWKARGAFATTATTEAEGLARVLPRTPLIRILGCNVAGAEVAQALANVLPLPIEWNLPRTEQCGVSNAYEQPGQLGADRWAALIGAWHLQGAACLVVSAGTATTIDVLDSSGIFQGGLILPGLDLMRQALARNTAQLPSQSGQYRETPRNTLDAISSGAIHATLGAISRMYAQVADRPGAACLLTGGAAEALAPHLTLPLRRVEDLVLEGLARITAPS, via the coding sequence ATGATCCTCTGCCTGGACTGCGGCAATACCCGCATCAAGTGGGGCCTGAGGGAAGGCGACACCTGGAAGGCGCGGGGCGCATTTGCCACCACGGCCACGACCGAGGCGGAAGGTCTGGCCCGGGTCCTGCCCCGGACGCCCCTGATCCGCATCCTGGGCTGCAATGTAGCGGGCGCCGAAGTGGCCCAAGCCCTGGCGAACGTCCTGCCCCTGCCCATCGAATGGAACCTGCCCCGCACCGAGCAATGCGGGGTGAGCAATGCCTACGAGCAACCCGGGCAACTGGGGGCCGACCGCTGGGCCGCCCTGATCGGCGCCTGGCATCTCCAGGGCGCCGCCTGCCTGGTGGTGAGTGCCGGCACCGCCACCACCATCGACGTGCTGGACAGCAGCGGCATCTTCCAGGGAGGGCTGATCCTGCCCGGCCTGGACCTGATGCGCCAGGCCCTGGCCCGCAACACCGCCCAGTTGCCGTCCCAGTCCGGACAATATCGGGAGACGCCGCGCAACACCCTGGACGCCATCAGCAGCGGGGCGATCCACGCCACCCTGGGGGCCATCTCGCGCATGTATGCCCAGGTGGCGGACCGTCCTGGCGCGGCCTGTCTGCTCACCGGCGGGGCGGCCGAAGCCCTGGCGCCCCATCTGACACTGCCCCTGCGGCGGGTGGAGGATCTGGTCCTGGAGGGGCTGGCCCGCATTACCGCCCCATCCTGA
- a CDS encoding biotin--[acetyl-CoA-carboxylase] ligase, producing MNMQTSFDIAAAAAALGTTACRYDIDAVAECDSSNSRLLERAAAGAPSGTVLVAERQTAGRGRRGRSWISAPADSLTFSLLWRFPHQSDAPAALSLAVGLALVRGLEALGARGIGLKWPNDLLIGDSKLAGILVELQAGELRSAVIGIGLNLRRPNGLSEDVAAAGLDQALAALPTREVVLAALLAALAQTLDAYGSSGFASLRNEWQARHAWQGLPVRVSGGEAAEGLCLGVGDDGALNLDTPQGLRRILAGDVSLRAVP from the coding sequence ATGAATATGCAGACCTCCTTCGACATCGCCGCCGCCGCGGCCGCCCTGGGCACCACGGCCTGCCGCTACGACATCGATGCCGTTGCGGAATGCGATTCCAGCAACAGCCGGCTGCTGGAGCGGGCCGCCGCCGGGGCACCCTCCGGCACCGTGCTAGTGGCAGAGCGTCAGACCGCCGGGCGCGGACGGCGCGGTCGCAGCTGGATATCCGCCCCGGCCGACAGCCTGACCTTTTCCCTGCTCTGGCGCTTCCCGCACCAGTCCGACGCCCCTGCCGCCCTCTCCCTGGCCGTGGGTCTGGCCCTGGTGCGGGGCCTGGAGGCCTTAGGAGCCCGGGGCATCGGCCTCAAGTGGCCCAACGATCTGCTGATCGGGGACAGCAAGCTGGCCGGCATCCTGGTGGAATTGCAAGCGGGAGAACTGCGCAGTGCGGTGATCGGCATCGGCCTGAACCTGCGCCGACCCAATGGCTTGTCGGAGGATGTGGCGGCTGCCGGCCTGGACCAGGCCCTGGCGGCGCTCCCTACCCGGGAAGTGGTACTGGCGGCCCTGCTGGCAGCCCTGGCGCAGACCCTGGACGCATACGGCAGCAGCGGCTTTGCCTCCCTGAGAAACGAATGGCAAGCCCGTCACGCCTGGCAGGGCTTGCCGGTAAGGGTCAGCGGCGGCGAGGCGGCGGAGGGCCTCTGTCTGGGAGTCGGTGACGATGGCGCCCTAAATTTGGATACCCCCCAGGGCCTGCGCCGCATCCTGGCCGGGGATGTCAGTCTGCGGGCGGTCCCATGA
- a CDS encoding acyl-CoA thioesterase, translated as MRFDPQRVHPSTYPFAMAVTPRFADMDIVKHINNLAVAEYYEEGRVRFLMEIFGQDYLFRPKDFHLLVARASYDYLHEAHYPALLEVRAGVARIGRSSFELAMALFQEGRCIGLADVVKVHTGSTGPMPIPDAIRTLLASRVLTTENAGA; from the coding sequence ATGCGATTCGATCCCCAGCGCGTCCACCCAAGTACCTATCCCTTTGCCATGGCGGTGACGCCCCGCTTCGCGGACATGGACATCGTCAAGCACATCAACAACCTGGCCGTGGCCGAGTATTACGAGGAAGGCCGGGTGCGCTTCCTGATGGAAATATTCGGCCAGGACTACCTGTTCCGCCCCAAGGACTTTCATTTGCTGGTGGCCCGGGCCAGCTACGACTATCTGCACGAGGCCCACTACCCGGCCCTCCTGGAAGTCCGGGCCGGTGTAGCACGCATCGGCCGCTCCTCCTTTGAACTGGCCATGGCCCTGTTCCAGGAGGGCCGCTGCATCGGCCTGGCCGACGTGGTGAAAGTCCATACCGGGAGTACCGGCCCCATGCCGATACCCGATGCCATCCGCACCCTGCTGGCGAGCCGGGTCCTGACAACGGAGAACGCAGGGGCCTGA
- the ntrC gene encoding nitrogen regulation protein NR(I) produces the protein MKPVWIVDDDRSIRWVFEKALDREEIPHRSFATANEALAALEGGQQPQVLVSDVRMPGQSGLDLLRQVKIRWPELPVIIMTAYSDLDSAVAAFQGGAYEYLPKPFDVDQAVGLVRRAIDETTHQGGASMTTELVPEILGQAPSMQEVFRAIGRLAQSHATVLINGESGTGKELVARALHRHSPRRDAPFIAINTAAIPRDLLESELFGHEKGAFTGAAAQRRGRFEQAEGGTLFLDEIGDMPAELQTRLLRVLSDGHFYRVGGQSPVKANVRVITATHQNLEIRVKDGLFREDLFHRLNVIRLRLPPLRERREDIPLLARHFLAKSAQELGVESKRLADGALRHLQSLEFPGNVRQLENLCHWLTVMAPGQSVDVADLPAEMREQPASAGPMDWLEALSGEADRLIAARPGEVFERLTRAFEGTLIRRALAATGGRRIEAAQLLGIGRNTITRKIQELGLDHAEGTDQG, from the coding sequence ATGAAACCGGTCTGGATTGTCGATGACGACCGCTCCATCCGCTGGGTCTTCGAAAAGGCCCTGGACCGGGAGGAAATTCCTCACAGAAGCTTTGCCACGGCCAACGAGGCCCTGGCCGCCCTGGAAGGGGGCCAGCAACCCCAGGTCCTGGTCTCCGACGTGCGCATGCCCGGCCAGAGCGGACTGGATCTGCTGCGCCAGGTGAAGATCCGCTGGCCCGAACTGCCAGTGATCATCATGACCGCTTATTCGGACCTGGATTCCGCCGTGGCGGCCTTCCAGGGGGGGGCCTACGAATATCTGCCCAAGCCTTTCGACGTGGATCAGGCCGTGGGCCTGGTACGGCGGGCCATTGACGAGACGACGCACCAGGGTGGTGCATCCATGACCACCGAGTTGGTGCCTGAGATTCTCGGCCAGGCCCCCTCCATGCAGGAGGTGTTTCGCGCCATCGGCCGTCTGGCCCAGTCCCACGCCACGGTGCTGATCAACGGTGAGTCCGGCACCGGCAAGGAGCTGGTGGCCCGGGCCCTGCATCGCCACAGCCCCCGGCGAGATGCCCCCTTCATCGCCATTAACACTGCGGCCATCCCCCGGGACCTGCTGGAGTCGGAGCTTTTCGGCCACGAAAAGGGCGCCTTCACCGGAGCCGCTGCCCAGCGCCGGGGCCGTTTCGAACAGGCCGAGGGAGGCACCCTGTTTTTGGACGAGATCGGCGACATGCCGGCGGAACTGCAAACCCGCCTGTTGCGGGTGCTCTCCGATGGGCATTTCTATCGTGTGGGAGGCCAGTCCCCGGTCAAGGCCAATGTCCGGGTCATCACCGCCACCCACCAGAATCTGGAAATCCGGGTCAAGGACGGACTGTTCCGGGAAGACCTGTTCCATCGCCTCAATGTGATCCGCCTGCGCCTGCCGCCCCTACGGGAGCGGCGCGAAGACATCCCCCTGCTGGCCCGGCATTTTCTGGCCAAGAGCGCCCAGGAACTGGGGGTGGAGTCCAAGCGTCTGGCCGATGGAGCCCTGCGCCATCTCCAGAGCCTGGAGTTCCCGGGCAACGTGCGTCAACTGGAGAATCTCTGCCACTGGCTGACGGTAATGGCGCCGGGCCAATCGGTGGATGTGGCCGACCTGCCGGCAGAAATGCGGGAACAGCCCGCCAGCGCCGGCCCCATGGACTGGCTGGAGGCCCTCTCGGGAGAGGCCGACCGGCTGATCGCTGCCCGCCCCGGCGAGGTGTTCGAACGCCTGACCCGGGCCTTCGAGGGCACCCTGATCCGGCGCGCCCTGGCCGCCACCGGCGGACGGCGCATCGAGGCCGCCCAATTGCTGGGCATCGGCCGCAATACCATCACCCGCAAGATCCAGGAACTGGGCCTGGACCATGCCGAGGGAACAGATCAGGGATAA
- a CDS encoding two-component system sensor histidine kinase NtrB, which yields MNAPDSSLPQSTFGGLDLLSSAVILLDGQQRIRHLNPAAENLFAASLRTWQGRPLEQLLGHSPTLLSALENALNNNWSYTGHNIKIERGEQPALHLDCTVTPGDVKGVHLLLEFRPIDQQLKTAREEREAVQQQATRELIRNLAHEIKNPLGGIRGSAQLLERELASLPNAPALREYTEVIIAEADRLQDLMQRLLSSHRAMQPAPINIHEILERVLRLIHAEFTGVRVHRDYDTSLPKLTGDREQLIQAILNIARNAAQAIVGMPPGPLAEQGGDNGSSLRDSSYGGLALGRPGGKAGMPPGPPAEGGEIVFRTRAARQVTLAKKLYPLALELHVIDNGPGIAEDMRDKIFYPLVSGREGGSGLGLTLTQSFIQQHHGSIEVESRPGRTCFRILLPLSNEQGRQL from the coding sequence ATGAACGCACCCGACAGCTCGCTGCCCCAAAGCACCTTCGGCGGTCTTGACCTGCTCTCCTCCGCCGTCATCCTGCTGGATGGGCAGCAGCGGATCCGCCATCTCAATCCTGCGGCGGAGAATCTTTTCGCCGCCAGCCTGCGCACCTGGCAGGGCCGCCCCCTGGAACAGCTGCTGGGTCATTCGCCGACTCTGCTGTCGGCCCTGGAAAATGCCCTGAACAACAACTGGAGCTACACCGGGCACAACATCAAGATAGAGCGGGGCGAGCAACCCGCCCTGCACCTGGATTGCACCGTGACGCCAGGGGACGTCAAGGGAGTGCACCTGCTGCTGGAGTTCCGGCCCATCGACCAGCAGCTCAAGACGGCCCGGGAGGAAAGGGAAGCGGTGCAACAGCAGGCCACCCGGGAACTGATCCGCAATCTGGCCCACGAGATCAAGAATCCCCTGGGCGGCATCCGCGGCTCGGCCCAACTGCTGGAACGGGAACTGGCCAGCCTGCCCAATGCCCCAGCCCTGCGGGAATACACCGAGGTCATCATCGCCGAGGCCGACCGCCTGCAGGACCTGATGCAGCGCCTGCTCTCCTCCCATCGCGCCATGCAGCCGGCACCCATCAACATTCACGAAATCCTGGAACGGGTGCTGCGCCTGATCCATGCGGAGTTCACCGGGGTGCGGGTGCACCGCGACTATGACACCTCCCTGCCCAAGCTCACCGGCGACCGGGAGCAGTTGATCCAGGCCATCCTCAACATCGCCCGCAACGCCGCCCAGGCCATCGTGGGCATGCCCCCCGGCCCCCTTGCCGAGCAAGGGGGTGACAATGGTTCGTCGCTACGCGACTCCAGTTATGGCGGCCTTGCCTTGGGACGGCCCGGCGGCAAGGCGGGCATGCCCCCCGGCCCCCCGGCCGAGGGCGGGGAGATCGTCTTCCGCACCCGGGCGGCGCGCCAGGTGACCCTGGCCAAGAAGCTCTACCCCCTGGCACTTGAATTGCATGTGATCGACAACGGCCCCGGCATCGCGGAGGACATGCGGGACAAGATCTTCTATCCCCTGGTATCCGGCCGGGAAGGGGGCAGCGGCCTGGGCCTGACACTGACCCAGAGCTTCATTCAACAACATCACGGTAGCATTGAGGTGGAATCGCGGCCCGGCCGCACCTGTTTCCGCATCCTGCTGCCCCTGAGCAACGAACAGGGCAGGCAGTTATGA
- a CDS encoding DUF4124 domain-containing protein, with product MKGLLLFALLGLAFVAEANTLYKCTDAAGHTTYTNTRASAKNCIVLSREAQAPAASAAPARPRAAASTPSPNDFPRVSNDVQQKRDTDRRHILEQEQAAELRNLDEARRALAEQEALRAGPDRVRPHRDRIALHERNLEALRREMSNLK from the coding sequence ATGAAGGGACTGCTCCTCTTCGCCCTCCTCGGCCTGGCCTTTGTGGCAGAGGCCAACACGCTGTACAAATGCACCGACGCCGCCGGCCATACCACTTACACCAACACCCGGGCCTCGGCCAAGAACTGCATTGTGCTGTCCCGCGAGGCTCAAGCTCCTGCGGCGTCAGCCGCCCCGGCCCGGCCCCGGGCGGCGGCCAGCACTCCTTCGCCCAACGACTTCCCCCGGGTCAGCAACGATGTTCAGCAAAAACGCGACACGGATCGCCGCCACATCCTGGAGCAGGAACAGGCTGCGGAGTTGAGGAACCTGGACGAAGCCCGGCGCGCCCTGGCCGAGCAGGAGGCGCTGCGCGCCGGCCCCGACCGGGTGCGGCCCCACCGGGACCGCATCGCGCTCCATGAACGCAATCTCGAAGCCCTGCGGCGCGAGATGTCCAATCTGAAATAG
- the glnA gene encoding type I glutamate--ammonia ligase, translated as MATPQDVMKIVKEQEVKFVDFRFTDTRGKEQHVGVPISAFSLDKFEDGHAFDGSSIAGWKGIQASDMLLMPDADTAYIDPFFDETTLVLSCDVVEPSDGKGYDRDPRSIAKRAEAYLKSSGIGDTAYFGPEPEFFIFDSIEWGVDMSGAHVKINSEEAAWSSSEKFEGGNTGHRPSVKGGYFPVPPVDSFNDIRAQMCLALEACGVPVEVHHHEVATAGQNEIGTVFNTLVRRADQTQILKYIVHNVAHQYGKTATFMPKPIVGDNGSGMHVHQSIWKDGKNLFAGNGYAGMSEFALYYIGGIIKHARALNAITNPLTNSYKRLVPGFEAPVKLAYSAKNRSASIRIPFVNSDKARRIETRFPDPGANPYLCFAALMMAGLDGVQNKIHPGDPADKNLYDLPPEEDAKIPTVCSSLEQALEYLDKDREFLTRGGVFSNEWVDAFIELKMEEVTRFRMTTHPVEFDMYFSI; from the coding sequence ATGGCGACGCCTCAAGATGTGATGAAGATTGTCAAGGAGCAGGAGGTCAAGTTTGTTGATTTCCGCTTCACCGATACCCGCGGCAAGGAACAGCACGTCGGCGTGCCCATTTCCGCTTTCAGCCTGGACAAGTTCGAGGATGGCCACGCCTTCGACGGCTCCTCCATCGCCGGCTGGAAAGGCATCCAGGCCTCCGACATGCTGCTGATGCCCGATGCCGACACCGCCTACATCGACCCCTTCTTCGACGAAACCACCCTGGTGCTGTCCTGTGACGTGGTGGAACCTTCCGATGGCAAGGGCTACGACCGGGACCCCCGTTCCATCGCCAAGCGCGCCGAGGCCTACCTGAAGTCTTCCGGCATCGGTGACACCGCCTACTTCGGCCCGGAGCCCGAGTTCTTCATTTTCGACTCCATCGAATGGGGCGTGGACATGTCCGGCGCCCACGTCAAGATCAATTCCGAAGAGGCCGCCTGGTCGTCTTCCGAGAAGTTCGAGGGCGGCAACACCGGCCATCGTCCCTCCGTCAAGGGCGGCTACTTCCCCGTGCCCCCCGTGGATTCCTTCAACGACATCCGCGCCCAGATGTGTCTGGCCCTGGAAGCCTGTGGCGTGCCGGTGGAAGTACACCACCATGAAGTGGCCACCGCCGGCCAGAACGAGATCGGCACCGTGTTCAACACCCTGGTGCGCCGTGCCGACCAGACCCAGATCCTGAAGTACATCGTGCACAACGTGGCCCACCAGTACGGCAAGACCGCCACTTTCATGCCCAAGCCCATCGTTGGTGACAACGGTTCCGGCATGCACGTGCACCAGTCCATCTGGAAGGACGGCAAGAACCTGTTCGCCGGCAACGGCTACGCCGGCATGTCCGAGTTCGCCCTGTACTACATCGGCGGCATCATCAAGCATGCCCGCGCCCTGAACGCCATCACCAACCCGCTGACCAACTCCTACAAGCGGCTGGTGCCCGGCTTCGAAGCCCCGGTGAAGCTGGCCTACTCGGCCAAGAACCGCTCCGCCTCGATCCGCATCCCCTTCGTCAATAGCGACAAGGCTCGCCGCATCGAGACCCGCTTCCCCGATCCCGGTGCCAACCCCTACCTGTGCTTCGCCGCCCTCATGATGGCGGGCCTGGACGGTGTGCAGAACAAGATCCACCCCGGCGACCCCGCCGACAAGAACCTCTACGATCTGCCCCCCGAGGAAGACGCCAAGATCCCGACCGTCTGTTCCAGCCTGGAACAGGCCCTGGAGTACCTGGACAAGGACCGCGAGTTCCTGACCCGGGGCGGCGTATTCTCCAACGAGTGGGTGGATGCTTTCATCGAACTGAAGATGGAAGAGGTCACGCGCTTCCGCATGACCACCCACCCGGTCGAGTTCGACATGTACTTCTCCATCTGA
- a CDS encoding cation diffusion facilitator family transporter, whose protein sequence is MIEDAERLRQGQQITWVSVVVNVLLTAMQIVVGLLAHSQSLIADAMHTLSDVVADVFVLFANRKGAEAADAEHPYGHARYETLASLVLGLLLSITGIGILVAAAGRLQNLASLPPVGIAALWAACATLIGKEGLFRYMLVVARRLRSSMLMANAWHARADALSSLVVAAGIGGSLLGFGFADAVAAIIVGAMIVKAGAGFAWDAISELIDTGLSAEEVRRIRQTLEDAPGVLGLHDLRTRRMAHHVLVDAHIQVSPRVSVSEGHLIGERARQRLLQEHPEVLDVLVHVDVEDDMLSNLPATELPERAMLLHHLRQMLGEDLPHFERTTLHYLGNRVEAEVTLPPEMMQDPARIVRVEQRLAQCLPGDAWFSTVSLNCRIAPK, encoded by the coding sequence ATGATCGAAGACGCCGAACGCCTGCGCCAGGGCCAACAGATTACCTGGGTCAGTGTAGTGGTCAATGTGTTGCTCACCGCCATGCAGATCGTGGTGGGGCTGCTGGCCCATTCCCAAAGCCTGATCGCCGACGCCATGCACACCCTGTCCGACGTGGTGGCGGACGTCTTCGTCCTCTTCGCCAACCGCAAGGGGGCCGAGGCGGCGGATGCCGAGCATCCCTATGGCCATGCCCGCTACGAGACCCTGGCCTCCCTGGTGCTGGGCCTGCTGCTGTCGATCACCGGCATCGGCATCCTGGTGGCTGCCGCCGGCCGCCTGCAAAACCTCGCGTCCCTGCCACCGGTGGGTATCGCCGCCTTATGGGCCGCCTGCGCCACCCTGATCGGCAAGGAGGGCCTGTTCCGCTACATGCTGGTGGTCGCCCGACGCCTGCGCTCATCGATGCTGATGGCCAACGCCTGGCATGCCCGGGCCGACGCCCTCTCCTCCCTGGTGGTGGCCGCCGGCATCGGTGGCAGCCTGTTGGGCTTCGGCTTCGCCGATGCGGTGGCCGCCATCATCGTCGGCGCCATGATCGTCAAGGCCGGCGCCGGCTTCGCCTGGGACGCCATCAGCGAGCTGATCGACACCGGGCTGTCGGCCGAGGAAGTGCGGCGCATCCGCCAGACCCTGGAGGACGCGCCGGGGGTGCTGGGCCTCCATGACCTGCGCACCCGACGCATGGCCCACCATGTGCTGGTGGATGCCCATATCCAGGTCAGCCCCCGGGTCAGTGTGTCCGAAGGTCACCTGATAGGTGAGCGGGCACGGCAGCGGCTGCTCCAGGAGCACCCCGAAGTGCTGGACGTCCTGGTCCATGTGGATGTGGAGGACGACATGCTGTCGAACCTGCCCGCCACGGAGTTACCGGAACGGGCAATGCTGCTGCACCATCTGCGGCAGATGCTGGGGGAGGATCTGCCCCACTTCGAGCGTACTACGCTGCACTATCTGGGCAACCGGGTGGAGGCCGAGGTGACCCTGCCCCCCGAAATGATGCAGGACCCTGCCCGTATCGTCCGGGTGGAGCAGCGCCTGGCCCAGTGCCTGCCCGGCGACGCCTGGTTCAGCACGGTCAGTCTGAACTGTCGTATTGCACCAAAATAG
- a CDS encoding rhodanese-like domain-containing protein, producing MSRFNEILTLAQERARHLNLPYEGALTPREAHELLQLLPHARLVDVRTRAEWDWVGRVPKAIEIEWLSYPGNERNPHFLQELKHAVSTESLLMFICRSGARSSAAATAASAAGYPDCYNVLEGFEGDKDAQGHRNAIGGWRFHGLPWVQG from the coding sequence ATGTCCCGCTTCAATGAAATCCTTACCCTGGCCCAGGAGCGCGCCCGCCACCTGAACCTTCCCTACGAAGGAGCCCTCACGCCCAGGGAGGCCCACGAACTGCTGCAACTGCTGCCCCATGCCCGGCTGGTGGATGTGCGCACCCGGGCCGAATGGGACTGGGTGGGGCGGGTGCCCAAGGCCATCGAGATCGAGTGGTTGAGCTATCCGGGCAATGAGCGCAATCCCCATTTCCTCCAGGAACTGAAGCATGCGGTTAGCACCGAGTCCCTGCTGATGTTCATCTGCCGTTCCGGTGCCCGGTCCAGTGCCGCCGCCACGGCCGCCAGCGCCGCCGGCTATCCCGACTGCTACAACGTCCTCGAGGGCTTCGAGGGCGACAAGGATGCCCAGGGCCACCGCAACGCCATCGGAGGCTGGCGTTTCCATGGCCTGCCCTGGGTGCAGGGCTGA
- the nadA gene encoding quinolinate synthase NadA, translating into MQVASINFDRFNIMSDEEAQERIRAARAKLGKKAVLLCHHYQRSDVYQHADLTGDSLKLSRLAGQSDAEFIIFCGVHFMAEVADIMSKPEQISILPDLAAGCSMADMASLAKVERCWRELAEVLNPDEQVTPVTYINSAADLKAFCGEHGGIVCTSSNAPKILEWSFAQREKVLFFPDQHLGRWSGYKMDIPMEEMVVWDPDQEMGGLTPEQIRKARILLWKGHCSVHQMFQPAHILKFRNQYPEGIVISHPECAFEVCRQSDYVGSTEYILNTVKAGAPNTRWLVGTELNLVDRLAREVQHEGKVVQFMAPTVCMCSTMQRIDPQHLAWTLENLAEGKVVNQIKVPAHEAGLAKIALDRMLAVS; encoded by the coding sequence ATGCAAGTCGCGTCCATCAATTTCGACCGTTTCAACATCATGTCCGACGAGGAGGCCCAGGAGCGCATTCGCGCCGCCCGGGCCAAGCTTGGCAAGAAGGCCGTGCTGTTGTGCCACCACTATCAGCGTAGCGATGTCTATCAGCACGCCGACCTGACAGGCGACTCCCTCAAGCTGTCGCGCCTGGCGGGCCAGTCCGATGCCGAGTTCATCATTTTCTGCGGCGTCCATTTCATGGCCGAAGTGGCGGACATCATGTCCAAGCCCGAGCAGATTTCCATCCTGCCCGACCTGGCCGCCGGCTGTTCCATGGCCGACATGGCCAGCTTGGCCAAGGTGGAACGCTGCTGGCGCGAACTGGCCGAGGTGCTGAACCCTGATGAGCAGGTGACCCCGGTCACCTACATCAATTCCGCTGCCGATCTGAAGGCCTTCTGCGGCGAGCACGGCGGCATCGTCTGCACTTCCAGCAATGCCCCGAAGATTCTGGAGTGGTCCTTTGCCCAGCGGGAGAAGGTGCTGTTCTTCCCCGACCAGCACCTGGGCCGCTGGAGCGGCTACAAGATGGACATCCCCATGGAGGAAATGGTGGTCTGGGATCCGGATCAGGAAATGGGCGGTCTCACGCCCGAGCAGATCAGGAAGGCCCGTATCCTGCTGTGGAAGGGCCACTGCTCGGTCCATCAGATGTTCCAGCCGGCCCACATCCTCAAGTTCCGTAACCAGTATCCGGAGGGCATCGTCATTTCTCATCCGGAATGCGCCTTCGAAGTCTGCCGCCAGTCCGACTACGTGGGCAGCACCGAGTACATCCTCAATACGGTGAAGGCCGGCGCCCCCAATACCCGCTGGCTGGTGGGCACGGAGCTGAACCTGGTGGACCGCCTGGCCCGGGAAGTGCAGCATGAGGGCAAGGTGGTGCAGTTCATGGCGCCGACGGTGTGCATGTGCTCCACCATGCAGCGCATCGATCCCCAGCACCTGGCCTGGACCCTGGAGAACCTGGCCGAGGGCAAGGTGGTGAACCAGATCAAGGTGCCGGCCCACGAAGCCGGCCTGGCCAAGATCGCCCTGGACCGGATGCTGGCCGTTTCCTGA